GGGACTAATACATGTTCTATTAAAATCAATCTTTGATTTGACGAAACTCATAGCTGATGCTCAAGCCTGTTCACTAATAAATGAACTATTAAATACTATCAAAATTTGAATTTTATGAAAAAAAGATTATTGTTGCTCAGTAATTCAACAAATATTGGTGAAAGTTACTTATTTTATGCTCTTCAAGAAATTATAAAATTTTTAGGAGAATCTGTCCAAAAAATATTGTTCATACCCTTTGCAGGTGTGACCTTAACTTATGATGAATATACCGAACGAGTTGGAAAAATATTTAAAAATTTAGATTATCAAATCGAAAGTATTTATGGCTCTGAAAAGTATCATGAATTGATTGCAAAAGCAGAAGCTATAGTAGTCGGAGGTGGAAATACTTTTCATCTAGCTCATTGGTTACACAAAAGTCGAGTTATTGAAATAATCAGAGAAAAAGTAAATCACGGTACACCTTATATTGGATGGAGTGCAGGCTCAAATGTTGCTTGTCCTACAATTAAAACCACTAATGATATGCCAATCATTGAGCCTATAAATTTTAGCGGATTAAATCTAGTTCCATTTCAAATAAATCCTCACTATACAGATGCAGTAATTCCCAATCATAATGGAGAATCTAGAGAAAAAAGAATTAAAGAATTTTTAGTTGTCAATCCTGATATTTATGTTGTTGGCTTAAAAGAAGGAACTATGTTAAATATCGAAGGCTCATCAATGAAATTAATAGGTAAGCAAACAATGCGTTTATTCAAGTTCGGAGAACCAATTGTTGAATATGACTCTAATTCCAATCTCGATTTTCTTCTTAAATAGCTGCCCAATCTTCGGCTAAAGTCATTCGATTTTAGATTTTGGATTGGCTCCACAGATTTTTCTGGGGCTTGTACCATCAAAGAAGTATCGGTCAGTTCTTGCGATAAGTAAATTAAGAGTTATTCCTACGATTTTTTGATCATGGATTTAACAAATAAGACCCTAATTGTAACAGGAGCTTCCCGTGGTCTTGGTCGAGCGCTAGCGTTAGAGTTAGCGCGTGTTGGAGTTAATCTGGTGCTGTCAGCTCGCACACCAGAACCTCTACAGGAAACACAAGCACACGTGAGTGGACTGGGTGTAAAGGCGGAAGTTGTGGTAGGAGATGCTGCTGTTGCTCAAACTGTCCGAGAGATGGTGATCACAGCTCAATCTCTGGGAAACTTTTATGGTTTTATTCATAACGCTGGGGTTTTAAATCCAGGCCCGCTTTTGTGGGAACTACCAGAGAATCAATGGTTTGAGGTTATTGACTCTCATCTAAAGGCGGGATATCAACTCATTCACCAATCCGTTCCACAGCTGTTGCAGGCTGGTAGTGGTCTTGCGGTTTTTGTTGGTTCAGGTGCAGCTTCCTCCAACTTAGCAGGAATTGGAGCCTATGCTGTCGCTAAGGCGGCGCTGGAACATCTAGCTCGACAGCTAGCTACTGAAGCTCCACAAATCACTAGTTTTGTCTATCGACCTGGTGTAGTAGAGACGCAAATGCAACAGCAGGCTCGTACTGCTGTTGGTGGTGGCTCTCAAGTACTGCATCGGGTTTTTCGAGGCTATCAGCAACAAGGAATATTAAGGAGTCCAGAAGAAGCAGCTGCGGCTTTAGTGCGAATCCTGACAGAGAATCCGCGCTCCTTCCACGGTAAAATTGCTAACTTTCCTTGAGATGGCGATCGCTTCGCTAAGGGTTAGCGGAGATTGCTACAAGCAACAAATGAAAGAAACACAATTTTTCTCCTATACCCTCACACCCCTATACCCTCTGTGTTTATTGAGGTAAGTAGCCAAAGGAGTGTCAATCCCTGGCAATCCGAATGAATGGAATGATTTTCTGAGCAGGATCACTAGCTATTTGTACCCAAACACTCATTAATCCTGATTCACTATCAAATTTGAATTCAGGTCTGTTGAGTGTATAGCCTAACTGTTCTATATTTTTCGAGTGTTCGTTGAGGTCTTTTGCTGTAATTAAACGTCTATTTCTATCAATGTGAAAATAGAGAGTTGCTTGCCACTGCTCGGAATCATTATGAGCGCGGTCTAGAATAATTCCTAACTGTTCAAAATAACCAATAATAATATTTGCTAACCATTGATCGTCACGAGTTGGTGTAGACCAATACTGAGGACGTTTGAGAGCTTTAATTTCCTCTTCTTTTTGAGCTAGCCGCTCCATAGCCTTTTCTAACTCTGCAATCACGTGTTTTATATATTGTTCATTCTTAGCGGCTAATCGCTCTGATTCTTCTAGTTTTGCTAAGACGTGGGTATAGCTAGGCTTTGGATTTCCTATGTTAGCTAACCCACTTTTGGTTTGTTTCTGATTGACAGCATTGTAGAATTTCAAGCGATCGCTAATATTCAAGGTTCTGATAAATTTAACTTTCAAAGACGCTAAGTCTTCGTGAATTTGACTGTAAATTTCTATAGTATCATTCACAAAACCCAGATTTTCATTGCGTTCTATTTGGGTGAGCAAGTTTTTGTAGTTAATTGATTTAATGTCAAGCTCACTCTTAAATTTATTTAATCTAGTGATAATTCTTTCATCTTTAATATGCCTAAGTTTGGCATCTATTGATTTTTTCAATTTTTCAATACACTGTTCTATATGGGAATTTAAAATTTCTTTGATATTGAATAAAAACTTATCTATAACAGCATCGGCGAATAACTTTTCTTCTTCTGCTTTACCTTGATAAACTTCCAACTCTGCCTTGAGATTGGCAACTGTATCTAACAATTTTTTGTTAACTGACTGCTCTAGGCGTAATCGGTTCTCAATTCCAAGTTTGGTCTCTACTTCCTTGGTTAATTCAGCAATTTTCTCATCTTTGGGTTTAATAAAAGCATCTATCTGATTATTGGCATTATCTTCATACAGATGAGAACTGGCTTCATTGACTATTCCGATCGCAGCACTGCTTACAGCCACAATCCAAGCAAGTGTTTTTGCATTAGAATTTTCGCTTTTGACAGCTGTTACAGCAGCTAAGAAGGTTAAACAACCTGCGATTGTGTTAATGATATTCCTGGGCTGTCTTAAAGAGATTTTATGTGTCATAATAATATCCCTGATCTCCTGTTTCGCCTATAAACCAAACAGCTTGAAACGGATCGTAGATAAATCAATACTTATTACTTATGTGTACAGAAATACTTGACTACTGGACATTTTGAACCTGTTTCTAGATTTGTCTGTACTGGACATTTTGAACCTGTTTCTAGATTTGTCTGTAATGATTTTCTCCTAAAAAATCAAATTATACTCTATAAAATCCTAAGCGATAGTTGTTGAGGCTGTTTGAGGGGAATTGCCCCTCCATCCGCCATGAGGGAATAATTATCCAGTCAGCCGCTAATACCAATTTTGAATTTTAGATTTTGGATTTTGGATTAAAACCATTGATTAGTAGGCTATTCCAGAATCTTTAAACAAGACTCCCGCGTGATTACCCTGCTATTTGTGAAAGTTTTGGAATCACTCGCCCTGTCCGAGTCATGTATTCTTGATACTGCTTGCCAAACGTGTCGATCATCATTTGCTCTTCTAGATGGATGCGTAGGAAATACATTGGCACAAATGACACAAGGTAAGACAGCCCATAAATCCAGTTGTGTAGAAGTAGAACTTGAGCAATTCCCCACAACCAGAATGCTGCATACATGGGATGTCGGATATATTGATACACTCCTGTATCCACCAACGAATGATTTTCTCGAATTTCCAAAGAGGCTGACCAGTTTAATCCTAAATCTATGTGGGCACGCCAAAATATCCAGATGGCTAATCCAAAAGCAACCGTACCAACCCATCCTGTCCAACCTGGCAAATCATAATCCGCAAATTTTAGCCAAGGCGTAAAAACTCCAACCAGAGGTAAGAGAAACATTCCCAGAACGCTTAGAAGCAACAACAAAATTTCTGGAATGGTCTTACGGTCATCTTTAACTTTACTAGATTTTACCTGTTGAGCAAAATAAATACGAATCACCAACACAGTTAAAAAGCCAAGCAGAAACGCTGCTTTACAAGTTGCCTCAGACATTTTTCAATTTTTCCAGAAAGCTCTGCGTACTTATTCTATTCAACTGAATTTGTTTAATACTCAAAAAAACAATGCTTCAATTGCCTCACCAACAATTTCAAGGTTGCATTGGCAAAGTAGGCATTGGTGGATCATTCTAATTCTCTAAAACTTTCCACTTGTAATAATGGCAATAGTTATACCGTAAATTGGATTTTAGATTATGAAACATTAACTAGATAAGCTTTGGAGCTATCCATCTGTCGCAATTATTTTTCCAATTGGTATTTAGTTGCTATTCAATCTATAAATAATGAATACTAATGCTCCTGAGCAAAATTTTGGGCATTACATTCATTGGTCTACCATCACTCACCATATAGGCAATTGAGCTACTTGCAGGCAGCATTCTAAAATTTGTTTATACCTTTGTATCTCGCAGTCAACGGGGATCGCCTGTTTTTGAGCGAAACTTTGATACAGGTTTTTTCACAACTCTAGTTTTTTCTTCAAAATTGGTTTTGACTGAGGATGGCTGCGCTCGAAATTATCCTTTTTAGGTTTAGGTGCTTGCTGTACTCTAGGTTTATCTTTTTTAGATGCTTGCTGAACTGTAGCTTTATCCTTCTTGGATGCTTTGAGAAATTTGGGCGGAGTTTCTTGAGGTGGAGCTAATAGTGCTACAAAACCGAAGACATCACGCCCCGGCAAAAATTTCGCTTTGAGGGTGACAAATGCCGGCTGACCTTGATCTTCTTTAGGGGCTTTAGGATTAAATCTAAAGGGTCTGACTGGCGCATCTTTCCAAAGCAAGGGTAAATGGCTAGCCTTCATAAATTTTACCTTTTGGGCAGGTTCGGCTTGCTTAATATATTCGAGTCTTTCGTGAGTAAAGTTGCGGAACACAGAGATGCAAGGAGTAGAACAAACAGGAATAAACTGCCATAGTCCTGAGAATTTAAACTCTAGGTCTAGTAGTTCTCCTGAAACTGCCTCTTCAACTCGCCCTCTGTCAAAGCCAACTAGCTGAAAAGCGATGCGATGCGGTTGCTCTTTGCGTGGAAAATGAATTGCTTTTGGATAAACAACTAGACGTTGATTGCGGTTGCCTGTTGCTTCTATTTCTTTTTGCAGAGCTTCAAATACTTTGCGTTTGCGGGGAACATAGAAAAGTGGGTATTGAGAACGACCGATAGTAACAGTGCTTTTACCGTCCTCAGTTAAGTTAACTTCTCCAGTAATTATCCCAACAGCTTGAAATATTGCTCCGGAATCTTCAATATCTATTTGTGACTCAGTATCCTGATTAACTTGCTTGTCCTCAGATAGGCTTTGCAGCAAAGAAGCAGCCTCATCCGAAGTTGGGGAATTTTGTAGAGATTGGTCTGGGGAGGTTAGGGAAGTTTTTTCCTCTTGCCCTGCTTGCTCAAAATCTACCGAGGAATGCAACTCAGTATCACTAGGCTCATTAGGGTTTGGTTCGGCAAATGCCATAGCCATAATAGTTGTTCTTTTGTGAAATCGCTAATTATTCTATTTTATTGTCTACAAAATGTCTACAAAAACGTAGACATTTTGTAGACAAGACTTTAGTATGTATACAATTACGTATACATAAGTCTACACAATGGCTAGTAAAGTAATCTCGTTTCGGCTAAGTGAACTCGAAATTCAAGCACTCTCAGCGCTACAGATTTCCGAGGATGAGTCACTAAATCAAACTGCGGCTAGGTTGCTCAGGGGTATTCTTGGCACGTCTACAGATGTGTCTACAGTGTCTACAAGTGTAGATATCAGAGAGATAGTTAGACAGGAAGTAGAAGTGGCAATTTCTCAGGTCAAAGGTGAGGTGGATAAGCGATTGGGGGAATTAGCCGCCTGAGAGAACAGGCTGATTCTCCCAGGCTCAAATCTAAGCCAAATTTTGAGGCAGGGCGCGATCGCATTTCCGAAATGGATTAAATATTACATATTATTGCAATTTCTGATCAGAGGCTATTAAATCAAAGTCATTGCGACGAAGTTGGAAAAAATAAACTCATAATGAATATGATGTATTTGTCGTCGTGTGGCAGAAGGCTTAGGAATTGCGATCAATGCATCTATAAATATCCGCTTATTTATAAGGGGTTAAAAAAATGCTTTTGCGATCACTGCATTTGTCCAACTTCCCTTTCTTCCTTTCCCTTTAACTTCGTTGCCAAATTTTAATTGTCTTATCCAAACTCCCACTTACTAAAATTTCTCCAGAAGTACTAAATGCTACTGCCGTAACTGTGTGAAGATGCCCAGTAAACGTACCTAGTAATTCACCTGTTTGTAAGTGCCATAATTTAATTGTTTTGTC
Above is a genomic segment from Fischerella sp. JS2 containing:
- the pepE gene encoding dipeptidase PepE; the protein is MKKRLLLLSNSTNIGESYLFYALQEIIKFLGESVQKILFIPFAGVTLTYDEYTERVGKIFKNLDYQIESIYGSEKYHELIAKAEAIVVGGGNTFHLAHWLHKSRVIEIIREKVNHGTPYIGWSAGSNVACPTIKTTNDMPIIEPINFSGLNLVPFQINPHYTDAVIPNHNGESREKRIKEFLVVNPDIYVVGLKEGTMLNIEGSSMKLIGKQTMRLFKFGEPIVEYDSNSNLDFLLK
- a CDS encoding SDR family NAD(P)-dependent oxidoreductase, which codes for MDLTNKTLIVTGASRGLGRALALELARVGVNLVLSARTPEPLQETQAHVSGLGVKAEVVVGDAAVAQTVREMVITAQSLGNFYGFIHNAGVLNPGPLLWELPENQWFEVIDSHLKAGYQLIHQSVPQLLQAGSGLAVFVGSGAASSNLAGIGAYAVAKAALEHLARQLATEAPQITSFVYRPGVVETQMQQQARTAVGGGSQVLHRVFRGYQQQGILRSPEEAAAALVRILTENPRSFHGKIANFP
- a CDS encoding protein-S-isoprenylcysteine O-methyltransferase, which translates into the protein MSEATCKAAFLLGFLTVLVIRIYFAQQVKSSKVKDDRKTIPEILLLLLSVLGMFLLPLVGVFTPWLKFADYDLPGWTGWVGTVAFGLAIWIFWRAHIDLGLNWSASLEIRENHSLVDTGVYQYIRHPMYAAFWLWGIAQVLLLHNWIYGLSYLVSFVPMYFLRIHLEEQMMIDTFGKQYQEYMTRTGRVIPKLSQIAG